CAGGGGAGATGGTCAGATAATCACAGCCGGCAAGGGCCAGGATTTCCTCGCGATTCCTGAAGCTCGCGCCCATCACCACGGTGTCATAGCCATGGCGCTTGTAGTAATTGAAAATGCGCTGCACTGAGAGCACACCAGGGTCCTGATCGGCTGGATAACTATCGACATGCTCAGCCGCCTTGTACCAGTCGAGAATGCGCCCGACGAAGGGCGAAATCAGTGTCACCCCGGCATCGGCGCAGGCGACCGCTTGCGGAAAGCTGAACAGCAGCGTCAGATTGCAATGAATGCCGCGACGCTCAAGCTCGGCCGCAGCCTGAATGCCTTCCCAGGTCGAGGCGATCTTAAACAGCACCCGCGAGGTCGGATCGACGCCGATCTCCTGATAGAGATTCACCAAGCGTTCAGCACGTGCAATCGTCCCTTGGGTATCGAATGACAGCCTGGCGTCGATTTCGGTCGAGACCCGCCCAGGGACGATCTTGAGGATTTCCTGGCCAAAGTTGACCGCCAGTTTGTCCATAATCCAGCCGGTCTGTTCGTCGGTATCGCCGCCCTTGCGCTGACCATAGGCCAGCGCATCCTCTAGCAGATGCCTGTAGTGTGAGATTTGCGCCGCCTTGAAGAGCAAGGACGGATTCGTCGTGGCATCCTGCGGCTTGTAAGCGGCGATGGATTCGAAATCGCCGGTGTCGGCGACGACCGTCGTCATGGTCTTGAGCTGGTCGAGCTGATTCATAATAAGCCTCCGGAAGTGATGAAAAGAACGAGATCGAACAACGGGCGCAAAGCAATGGACCTTCTACGAATAATGGGGCCTTTCGCCTGAGTTTGAACGACGGGAAAACGACTAAAGTTACAATTCCGCGAGACCCGCACCGACAGGCGGAAGGATTAGCCGCGAACCCCTCAGCCAGCAAATCGGCTTCGGTCCAGTCCTGGCGCGGCTTCGCGGCCTGTCGGCCCCGACATGGAATTGCGCATAATCTATATTATGTAAAGTCATGTATGGCAAGGTCAGCGCTGACCCATGCATCCGAACCAGCCTTCGTTCGGCTATTGAGCGCGTTGAGATGGCAGCCGCGTTTGTTTGGGACTGTCTCTGGCGAGCGGCCCCTCTTTCAGTCCCAGGGCTTTTCGCGCAGCGTTGCTCGGCTGTGATAACCTTCCGGCCAAGCCACAAGTAGAATGCAAGGAGCTTCCGAGAAATGTCTGAAGGCTGGTACGTCTATATCGCCGAATGCACGGACAATTCTTATTTCACCGGCATAACGCAAAACATCACCGATGTCCGGGAAAGCTCGGATTACATCCGCAATCGTTCGCTCAAGTCGGTGCCCTGGTGTCGCATGGTCGAAAGCAAGGCCACCGCGACGCTGCTGCAGACGCACATCCGCGGCCTGAATCGCCAGCTGAAGGAATACGTCGTCTACAACGAGCTCGAATGCGACCGGGTGCTCAAGCTGTCAAAGAAAATGACCCACTGATCCACCTGTTCGGTCTGGACGCGAAGCATTATCGGTGCTCAAAGAAGTACTCGCCCTCAAAGCTCATGATGGCGCCTGCCTCGGTGATCTCTTCGATCTTCAATCCCCCGGGAGTCACTTCCTGCTCCCCCAGCTTGTTGCCGTTAATATAGACAAAGCGGCTGTCGGGGCTTTCATTGTAAACATGCACCGAGATGCGATATGGCGGCAAACGCTGACGCAGCGACGCGGACGGCGCGTCTGGTGAAGGATGATCCGATGTTATTGGGGTGTCCGTCCGGGCTTCAGGACCGGAGACGCTTCCATCTGGCGCGGTGCTTGTATTTTCTATGCTTGCGGTCTCTGAGTGTCTTGGCAGTTCTCGCGGAACTGCTTGTGCCTTGTTCGGTCTTGCACCAGTCGTCGCTGAAGCACCGCCGCGTCGCTTTACCGACTCCTTGAATGCGTCAATCTCCGCTTTGAGCTCTCGCGGCACTCCTGCGTCTTGTGGTAAGTCGTCCTGGCTGAGCAAGGACTGATCGAACGCCGCACCGGGCGGTGATTGGGCCGAGGTTGAAAGGCGATCCCCAAGCACCGCACGACGGATTTCGTCGCCCCCCCGCGGCAACGGCCGCCCATCGGGAGCTGGGGCCGGAACAATCAACAGGTTTGGCTCTTCTGCGACCAAATCGCCTGAGTCCTCCGTCCTCTCGGACTCCGCTCCAGACTGGGCAATCGGGTTGGGCGCGCTGGAACCCTCGCCGGCACCTTCCACAGCTGCGGGCTCCAAGCTTGAGGCATTTTGATCGGATTGCGCGGTCTGGGGCTGTAAGCCTGGCACATTGGGTGAGCTTTGGGAGCTGACAGGCGCTGGCATTTCGGCCCCGGAGCGCAGGACGGCGTAAAGCGCCACCATAAGAGCTAAGGCAGCCAAAACAGCCGATGCGATCACCCACGGGTGCGGCTGGTCGCGGTCCGGCAACTGCTCAAGCCAGTTTTCCTCCATTCGCGGTAATTGGCCAAGCGCCCGCTGGTGTTGGGACTTTTTTAGCGCGTCGAGGATATAGGACATGACGGAAAGGCCGTTCTTCGTGCTTTCAGCTGCGCTTGTTGGTGAGATGTCGTGCTTTTACTTGCCTTCATGGCTCTGGTCTTTGCCGCTGCGCGTCCGCTTCGGTAGTCAACGCATTCGCAAGCAAAATCAGGGTGTGAGGCCCCGCAATGCCGTCGATATCAAGCCCTTGTGCGGACTGGAAAGCGCGAACCTGGGTCATTAATGTCTGATCATAATCATCCCCCTCCGGGAGTAGTGGATCACCCGCCGGCCAGGCGCGCAATTGGGCGCGCAGCCAACGAATGCTCTCGGGCGCCGCCGCGCGACCGATGACACTGTCGCCAGTTGGCGGCAGTTGCCACAGGAGGAGATAGTCACCTGACCACCGCTGATCGATCTCGGCGATTGGCACAACTGCAGGCGCCCTGCCCTCGCCGGCATCGATGGACGCGAATTCATCGTTGATCCCGACAACGATGACCTGACCTTGGGCGCCATCCGCCAAACTGAGCTGCAATGCAAAGGGTCGATCGAAGCGCCGCAGATCGCTCCACCGCCCTTGACCGCGCTCGCAGGCCAGGCCAATAGACGGGAGTGTGTCGCAGGTCGCCGGCTTATCATCTGACTTACCATCTGAAAGCGAAACGCCCCAGGCATGCAGCAAGGTTTGCAATGCCTGTTCTGAATTTCTCAACAGGGTGTCCAATGGAGGCGATTGGATGCCAGATTGGATGCCAGAGATGATGCTGTCACTCGTAATCGTTAACAGCCGCGGACGCGCGGGCGCTTTGATTGGCTCAGACCCAGCAGCTTTGTTCGGTGCCTCGGGCTCGCTTGCGCTGACGGCTGGCTCCTCGGTCGATTCTGCAGTGTCGATTGGATCAGTCGATGTGCCGGCGATTTCCTCTTGCTGCTGTGGTAAGTCCGCTTCCGATGCGACGTCCGCATTGGCGGGGCTAGCCGTTTCAGATTGAATGTCCTGCGCCTGCGCAGCACCCGGGCTTCGATTTTTGACCTCCGCGGCCAGCGCATCCCCGCCCGATGCATCCGTTGGGTTCTCGCCGCTAGGCCCAGGCTGATCGGCGACATCTTCTTGCACGCCCGCTCGCTCGGGCACGTCGACGCGAGGTGCCCATGGCATAGGCAGCAAGCCGGAGGCGCCAACCCATAATCCCGCCATGGCAGCCATCATCGCAGCTGCAGCAATTCCCAACCATTGCCGCCGGGGCCAGGGTTGCGAGCAGTCGTTGCCACGCACCTCACGCGCGGCCTGATCAACGATGGCTGCGTTGGCCTGCAGTCGATGACTGACCGCAGCACCGAGCAAGGCGCGGTCGCAGATCAGGTTGATCAGCCGCGGCACCCCGCCTGAATGATGATGCACGCGTCGCACAGCAGCCCGCGAAAACAGCGGGCGCTCGACGCCAGCCACCGAGAGGCGATGACGGATGTAGGCGGAAGTTTCTGCCAAGGATAGCGGCACCAAATGAAACCGCGCCGTAATCCGTTGATTGAGCTGGCGCAGCTCATTTTTCGCAAGCAGGGTGCGCAATTCCGGCTGGCCGACCAGAAAGATCTGCAGCAGTTTGTGCTTGGTTGTTTCCAGGTTCGTCAGCAGGCGAACCTGCTCGAGCACCACAGGCCTGAGATTCTGAGCTTCATCGATGATCAGCACTGGCTGCCGACCGCGTGCATGGCAATCAAGCAGATAATTGTTCAGTCGGTCGAGCATGATCTTGGTCGATCTTTCGCCGGGCGAAAGTTCGACGCCAAATTCCTCGCACACCGCAGCCATAAGCTCCATGCCGGTAAGCGCAGGGTTGAGCACCAGGCCGATTTCAACCCCCTCCGGCAGTTGTTCCAGAAAGGCACGGCAGACGGTGGTCTTCCCGGTGCCAACCTCGCCTGTCAAAAGCACGAATCCACCGGTTTCGCTCGCGCCATAGAGCAAATGCGCGAGCGCCTCCCGATGCTGTTCGCTGAGAAACAGGTACTGAGGGTCGGGCGTGATAGAAAAACTGGGTTCGGAGAGACCGAAATACTTTGGATACACGAACTAACACTCAAGCAGTCACAACATTGGCACACCCGAACAGCAGCGACCGTCGGGGAGGAAAAATCACACGCGCACGCGTAAGAATATACCAAGCATGCCAGACCTTTCCCTGTCAAAACGGCCTTGGTGGGCGACAGCACCGCTAGCTCGCGGGATAATGCGCACATCGGCACTCGTAAACAGGACTTGATGCATGCCAAGCCAGATCGATCAAAACAATCCGCCATCGGCACAGGATGACTCCATCTCGCTGCGCTGGACGCATTCCGGGGATGCCGAGCTGTCTGCCGAGAATCGCGAGGTCATCAAGCGAATCGGCAAACTGATCAAGGCCGGCGAGCGCGATCAAGTGCGGTCCATCGTGCGCCGCTGGCGACCGCGCGATGTGGTGGAGTTGATGGTCAATTTGCCGCTCAAGCGGGCGCGCAAGCTGTTCCTCTCATTGCCATCGGGGGCGGCTGCCAAAGTAGTCGCGGCGCTAAACGACGATTTTCGCGCCGCGTTGCTTGAGGATGCCACCATCGATCGGCTGGTCGAGATTCTCGATTCCCTGGACCCGGAAACGGGTGCCGACGCGCTCGATGAGTTACCGGAGGAAGTGCAGGAGCGCCTGCTGCCGCAGCTCAAGCGCGCGAATGAGATCCTGGAGCTCAAAACCTACCAGGATGAATCCGCCGGCAGCATCATGACGCGCAAGCTGGTCGCGGTGCCGCCCGACTGGACGCTTGAGGAAGTGGTCTCGGAGGTGCGCCGCAATGCCAGCGTGATAAAAAAAATCTCGGTTGTCTATGTGGTTGATCGCGACCGTCGTCTGCTCGGGTACCTCAAGCTCCGCGACCTGTTGTTGAGCCCCAAGGA
Above is a genomic segment from Thiorhodovibrio litoralis containing:
- a CDS encoding ExeA family protein, giving the protein MYPKYFGLSEPSFSITPDPQYLFLSEQHREALAHLLYGASETGGFVLLTGEVGTGKTTVCRAFLEQLPEGVEIGLVLNPALTGMELMAAVCEEFGVELSPGERSTKIMLDRLNNYLLDCHARGRQPVLIIDEAQNLRPVVLEQVRLLTNLETTKHKLLQIFLVGQPELRTLLAKNELRQLNQRITARFHLVPLSLAETSAYIRHRLSVAGVERPLFSRAAVRRVHHHSGGVPRLINLICDRALLGAAVSHRLQANAAIVDQAAREVRGNDCSQPWPRRQWLGIAAAAMMAAMAGLWVGASGLLPMPWAPRVDVPERAGVQEDVADQPGPSGENPTDASGGDALAAEVKNRSPGAAQAQDIQSETASPANADVASEADLPQQQEEIAGTSTDPIDTAESTEEPAVSASEPEAPNKAAGSEPIKAPARPRLLTITSDSIISGIQSGIQSPPLDTLLRNSEQALQTLLHAWGVSLSDGKSDDKPATCDTLPSIGLACERGQGRWSDLRRFDRPFALQLSLADGAQGQVIVVGINDEFASIDAGEGRAPAVVPIAEIDQRWSGDYLLLWQLPPTGDSVIGRAAAPESIRWLRAQLRAWPAGDPLLPEGDDYDQTLMTQVRAFQSAQGLDIDGIAGPHTLILLANALTTEADAQRQRPEP
- a CDS encoding GIY-YIG nuclease family protein; this encodes MSEGWYVYIAECTDNSYFTGITQNITDVRESSDYIRNRSLKSVPWCRMVESKATATLLQTHIRGLNRQLKEYVVYNELECDRVLKLSKKMTH
- the tal gene encoding transaldolase, giving the protein MNQLDQLKTMTTVVADTGDFESIAAYKPQDATTNPSLLFKAAQISHYRHLLEDALAYGQRKGGDTDEQTGWIMDKLAVNFGQEILKIVPGRVSTEIDARLSFDTQGTIARAERLVNLYQEIGVDPTSRVLFKIASTWEGIQAAAELERRGIHCNLTLLFSFPQAVACADAGVTLISPFVGRILDWYKAAEHVDSYPADQDPGVLSVQRIFNYYKRHGYDTVVMGASFRNREEILALAGCDYLTISPALLDELSGKDGPLERKLDAAAAREMDIERVSFDEKAFRWGLNEVAMATEKLAEGIRLFTADTQKLEAFAREIGTVAGA
- a CDS encoding general secretion pathway protein GspB; its protein translation is MVAEEPNLLIVPAPAPDGRPLPRGGDEIRRAVLGDRLSTSAQSPPGAAFDQSLLSQDDLPQDAGVPRELKAEIDAFKESVKRRGGASATTGARPNKAQAVPRELPRHSETASIENTSTAPDGSVSGPEARTDTPITSDHPSPDAPSASLRQRLPPYRISVHVYNESPDSRFVYINGNKLGEQEVTPGGLKIEEITEAGAIMSFEGEYFFEHR